The Dioscorea cayenensis subsp. rotundata cultivar TDr96_F1 unplaced genomic scaffold, TDr96_F1_v2_PseudoChromosome.rev07_lg8_w22 25.fasta BLBR01001462.1, whole genome shotgun sequence region ACATGCAAACTCAGAAGATTTGAAAGAACTGTATCGAGCTAATCAGTCCTCCTGTTATGCAACTCAAGAGGAGAGAAATACAACTCTTCTCATATAGGACCCACAAACCTACTCAAACAGTACTATGAAGAGGTGGTCAACCATAATTAAACAAACTCaatgtaattatattatatatatatatataacataagtactataataaaattaaaaaaaaattaattaaggaaaaaaagaaagagaaagtaTTGCAACAAATGTGAAATTACAttatttaaatcataataaaaatgtaatgttttactttaaaaattaaattttacattaataaaactaagaaaactaaaaacaatatataattataaatttccaGGGGGGCTTTCTGCAAAAGGTCTTTTCTATTTTCCTTCTTAGAAGTCAACCATGGCCGATCAGAGAGCTCCAAGCTCCGGCCATGGCGATGGTGGAGAGAACTTCAAACCCTAGTTTTGTCATTCTCTTATTATCTCTTACGCTTCgtctatctttttcttctcatacGCTTCCCCCTCTGCCCCTCCCCCCTCTCCCCTCGGCCTCCCAGCTCTCCTGGCAACTCGGCGAGCTCGCTCTCTTCCTTCACTTCGGCATCAATACCTTCACCGATTCCGAGTGGGGAACCGGCGTCGCCGATCCTTCCGTCTTCGCCCCTACCGCCCTTGACGCCCGCCAGTGGGCTCGCGTTGCCGCCGAAACCGGCTTCGTACGCGCCGTCTTCACTGCCAAGCACCATGATGGATTCTGTCTCTGGCCCCTCTGAGTATACTAATTACTCCGTCAAATCCAGCCCTTGGCGCGGTGGCCGTGGTGACGTGGTCGCTGAGCTCGCCGACGCAACGAAGGAGTTTGGGATCGAGTTAGGGATTTATCTCTCGCCCTGGGATCGGCATGATTCGTGCTACGGTGATACCGTAAAGTACAATGAGTACTATTTGGCGCAGATGACTGAATTGCTTACTCGGTATTGTCATTTTGGTTTCAATCTTTGCTTTTTTACTTACTCTTTTAATAGATTTAGTGATTGAAGTATGAAATTTAGAACCTTTAGTTGCGAAATtcattgatttttgatttttgcttCATAGTCCATAATATCATGTTcaatgtttttagatttttttgttctGTTTGAGATATGCAAATGTTGTCAAAATGTGAAGTTTCTTTAATTCTCTGACAAGAGGTATAGCGTTTATATATATCATGGTGGATTTGTGAAGGAATTTGGAATAGATTTATCTGGGTATGGGGTTTAGGTTTTAGGCAAGTCACAAATGTTACCAGTTTTAAAGGGTGTGTGTTTACCTTCCagattgtttaaatttaaaatgcaTTGCCCCTTAATTGTTGTTGTGTTTTCAACAAGTTTAAGTTCATTTGAAGCTCTATGTTAATAAGAAATCAGTTCATGAAAAAGAGAGCTATAACTCATTGACtacatttttccaatttttccgTACTTAAAAAGTTTCCCATTTTGAGGATTTGGATTGCATGAAGATGAGGTTTAGCCATCTTTTATTGAAATTAGATgcaatttttaaatgaatattatttctTGCATTAAtgatttcattgatttgttATGTACCGCAGATTCTTTAATGTGATTGCTATTATTCTGGCATTCTTCATCTCAATTTTTATTCCCTtggttttttaaatgtttatcatATGTTAGGatggtctcctatttttttggatttaggAAGTCTTTACTTGTTTTGGAGCAGCTACGGAGAAATTAAGGAAGTTTTCTTAGATGGTGCAAAGGGCAAAGGTGAGAAGGACATGGACTACCTATTCAATTGCTGGTTTAGGGTTATTCACCAGCTTCAGCCAGGGGCTGTGATCTTCACTGATGCTGGTCCAGACATCAGGTGGATTGGTGATGAGGATGGTTTTGCTGGCTCTACATGTTGGTCCCTTCTCAACCGAAGTTCAGTTAAGATAGGCGGGGATAATGAACCGTAAGAACATATTCACCTTCTCctctttatattatttgttgacCTAGTGGAGACGTATTTTTTATAGATGAATGAAGTTAAGCAAACTTCATTCTGGTTCTGGACCATAATTTTAGAAATCAAAGTCTACCGTCTTGTTTCATTTAAGTTATAATACTGTTTCTGAATTAGATTTAGGGGAGGTTAGGTAAATGTATCTAGGGCTTTTAAACAATCACATCAAGAGAATTTAAGCAACCACATTTTGTAAAAAAAGGCAATCACACCTCAAAATATAACATGAAGCTAAGAAAACTATGAGACTAATTTATTGGCTGATTTCCTAAGGAAAttcatctctttttttaatagagAAACAAAGTTTGATTTCAAAtagtataataattatttaaaattgtgCTTACAAAAAACTGAAATTATCAAACTATCCCTTATTATACAAACACATTATCTTAATTATTAGACTTCTTAAACCATCAGAATCGTACTGTGTACCTGTGTCTAACTTATAAAGCACAACATATGGTTTCCATGTATGTggattttcaattttcttaaaTGAAACTAATTCTACTTCATGTGTAATGTATTTCATACCAAGAAACAGCAAAAACTATGATTGTGCTGATATATACAAATAGTAGCTAGGAACCCATCCCATGAAGATCCTTGTCCTATGTATGAGTATTTCATGTTGTGGTGCTTCTTTATCTGTCATTTTATACTTGACAAGGATGATTTGTGTCTATGAGTATCACAAAATGATCTGAGTAACTGACATGAAAACCGGAaacattagagttttgatttctAGTTTTCAGAGCCATCGTCTCTTCCACTCATGGTGCCCAAAAACCAATCGCTTCATAATGATTTTACTTGGTCATCTCCAATCAAACATCATGTTTTTTCCACACAGGTTGCTCATTAACCTATATTGTCTGTATTGGTATTAGTTTTGGGATTATTTTGTTCAAATCTTTCCGTCTTGTGTTATTCCACTAATATCATAGACAAATTATCTGATTGGACTAcgttttttgtttgatttaaatgCACCAGGTATGCTACTGAAGGAGATCAATTTGGCCAGGACTGGCTACCTGCTGAATGTGATGTATCTATCCGAGACAGCTGGTTCTGGCATAAAACAGAGCATCCTAAATCTGCAATATCTCTTCTCAATATATACTACAAATCAGTAGGCAGAAACTGTCTCTTGATCTTAAATGTTCCTCCTAATTCTTTAGGTCTCTTCTCAAGTGAAGATGTTCAAGTTCTTCATGAATTTGCTGAACTTCGGCGCACCATATTCTCCCAAAACTTAGCACAAGATGCAATTGTCACAGCAAGCAGTACACGTGGAGGTGAGGGGAATTCTCAGTTTGCTCCTTCTAATGTACTCAAAGATGGCATTTATTCTTACTGGGCTCCTGAGGATTACCAAGCTGACTGGATAATATTTCTTGACCTTGGCCAACCTATAACATTTAATGTCTTGCAAGTTCAAGAGCCTATTCAAATGGGACAGCGAGTCATCGAATTCCATGTCGATCTCCTTGAAGATGGTGAATGGAACACTATAGTGAATGCCACAACAATTGGATATAAAAGATTACTTCAATTTCCAGCAGTGAAGGCTCAATTTCTACGGCTTCTTGTCGATAAATCTCGTGCTGATCCATTGATATCCTACTTCGGTGCCTACTTAGACCCGTATTCCATTATTAACGAGACTCATGGTTCTAGCTGGCAAGCTTCCTTCAATGACTACCAAGTTATTTCACTGAAAAAATACTACAGTTCTGTGAATTCAAGCATCGCTGTAATCTAGAATTGGAATATTATCTGCTCTTGTTGGGGACTGTTGTGTGGTTCAAACAAGAAACGATAATATGCTTGTGGCGTAAGTTTAATAGGattgatttgattattttacaAAGGAAGGGTTGGTACATTGTTAGATTAATGTATGTATATCTTGTAttctttgtaaaaatatatttatattttaaaagtttaggAAAGTGATGacttatttttttcctaatctttagtctttttttcttgtatttattgaTGTTGTGAAATTAATGGTGAactttttattctattatttaCATATTATGGTACCGAAGCCTGAGAACTAGGGTTTGTTTATTGCTCAACCTATCGAGACATGCCTaggaaggaagaaaaagatggaGCAGGCAGCTTCAAGATGAAGACAATGTGTTAGGATCGATAGACCGTAGTaacacaatatattaaaataaagtaaaataaaaaataaaagaagaaggcACCAAAATTACATGGTTCGGCTTTTTCATGTCTACGTCCAtgggagaaggaggagaaataTTCCACTATAGAAATTATAGATTTACAAGTAGAGATTTCACTCAATGCCTCTCAACTAAAAACCCTAGAATACTCTTTCATCCAAGAAGCATTCTTGGTGTTTTTCTGGTTGTGTGTACATCTTAACATGACCAAAAGACCATGAATTTGTAGGCAAAATGGAGCAACCAAAAGTCATGCATTCATACATGGATGTCAAAAATTGTGGCTCCATGCATGTTTAAATGGAGGCTTCATACAAGTTAAAACatgtttgtcaaaaataaagagCTAACCTAGGGTTTAGGGATGGCAATTTGTCAATAACATGTGTAAAACTCAAGGCATATTTTACACGTTTAACAAATCTCCACCTTATcttgaatttttcatatttgaagcTTCTaaatctcctcctcctccaaagTAACCTTGAAGAGTAGTTAAGTGCTGAGTATGCCAACTAAGTTCAGGCAATGCCTAAACTTGGCTAGCAGTAAAGGTTTGGTTAACATATCAGCAGGATTATTTGTAATACCAAtctttttaacaattattttgccTTCAACAATAATTTCATGAATGAAATGATACCTAAGATCAATGTGTTTTGTATTCCCATGAAACATTTGATCTTTGGTCAAATTTATTGCTATTTGGCTATTACAAAAGACAACAATCTCCTGATGATCTGAAATGAGCTCATTGTACAGAGCCTCATAGCCAAATAACCTATTTAACAACTTTAGTCACCGCCATATATTCTGCTTCAGTAGTAGATAAGGAAACTGTAGACTGTAAAGTTGATTTCGAACTGATGCCAATTCTTCCTAATGTAAAAACATAACCAATCAAAAACCTTTTTTTATAGAGATCTCCTACATAGTCCAAGTCGCCAACCAATTTACTAATAACACTGCAAAACTCCAAACAAGTATCAACAGTACCTCTTAAATTTCTTAAAATCCACTTTACTGCTTGCCAATGAGTTTTTCCTAGATTTGCCATATATCGACTGACAACACTAACTGCATGTGAAATATCAAGTCGAGTACATACCATGGCATACATGAGGTTATCCACTGCTCTAAAGTATGGAACCTCTTCCAAGTAGTTTCCTTCTTCATCTGTCTGAGGTGATTGTGCTGCTAAAAGCTTAAAATGTGCAGCAATAGGAGTACTCACAGATTTAGCTTCTTTATGTTAAAGCGTTCTAGGATTTTCTCAACATAATTCATATGAGTAAGAAGTAATTTTCCTGCTTTCTTGTCTCTTAGAGTTTTCATTCCAAGGATCTTCTTTGCTGCCCCAAGatccttcatttcaaattcttcacTTAGTTGAGCTTTCGACTTCTCAATTTCAGAAATATTCTTTGCAGCAAttaa contains the following coding sequences:
- the LOC120256478 gene encoding LOW QUALITY PROTEIN: putative alpha-L-fucosidase 1 (The sequence of the model RefSeq protein was modified relative to this genomic sequence to represent the inferred CDS: deleted 1 base in 1 codon), whose product is MAMVERTSNPSFVILLLSLTLRLSFSSHTLPPLPLPPLPSASQLSWQLGELALFLHFGINTFTDSEWGTGVADPSVFAPTALDARQWARVAAETGFVRAVFTAKHHDGFCLWPSEYTNYSVKSSPWRGGRGDVVAELADATKEFGIELGIYLSPWDRHDSCYGDTVKYNEYYLAQMTELLTRYGEIKEVFLDGAKGKGEKDMDYLFNCWFRVIHQLQPGAVIFTDAGPDIRWIGDEDGFAGSTCWSLLNRSSVKIGGDNEPYATEGDQFGQDWLPAECDVSIRDSWFWHKTEHPKSAISLLNIYYKSVGRNCLLILNVPPNSLGLFSSEDVQVLHEFAELRRTIFSQNLAQDAIVTASSTRGGEGNSQFAPSNVLKDGIYSYWAPEDYQADWIIFLDLGQPITFNVLQVQEPIQMGQRVIEFHVDLLEDGEWNTIVNATTIGYKRLLQFPAVKAQFLRLLVDKSRADPLISYFGAYLDPYSIINETHGSSWQASFNDYQVISLKKYYSSVNSSIAVI